One genomic segment of Streptomyces sp. TLI_146 includes these proteins:
- a CDS encoding acyltransferase translates to MTHGNTIGGGPPAAAAREVPVRDGLLRPETTRLPSLTGLRFPAALLVFLNHTGLPFPGLRLLKDNGTTKDWFELTKNAGSLGVTFFFVLSGFVLTWSARARDTSPAFWRRRFVKIYPNYVVTWVLAMVLFASAYTPTRTAVANLFMVQVWVPKFDVFSSVNTPSWSLGCELVFYACFPLLHHLFQRIPVERLKYWIGGLTALVIATPAITYAVFPDKPYFPGGEQLGAHATVTQYWFAYFLPPVRMVDFALGMLVALAVMKGRWWNIGMLWSTVLLVGGYVLASHVPFLYSQRSTTIIPIVFLIAAAATADVKGSFSLFRNRTMVWLGEISFAFYLIHFIVLTYGRKWLGHDYYSTAQTTGLLAAMFAISVLAAWALYALVERPITRGWSRPRRTRASAGSAGPLAGAK, encoded by the coding sequence ATGACTCACGGCAACACGATCGGCGGCGGGCCGCCGGCCGCCGCCGCACGCGAAGTGCCGGTCCGCGACGGCCTGCTGCGCCCCGAGACCACGCGGCTGCCCTCGCTGACCGGGCTGCGGTTCCCCGCCGCGCTCCTGGTCTTCCTCAACCACACCGGGCTGCCGTTCCCGGGGCTGCGGCTGCTGAAGGACAACGGCACGACCAAGGACTGGTTCGAGCTCACCAAGAACGCGGGCTCCCTCGGCGTCACGTTCTTCTTCGTCCTCAGCGGGTTCGTGCTGACCTGGTCGGCGCGCGCGAGGGACACCTCACCCGCGTTCTGGCGCCGCCGGTTCGTGAAGATCTACCCGAACTACGTGGTCACCTGGGTGCTGGCGATGGTGCTGTTCGCCTCCGCCTACACCCCGACCCGCACCGCCGTGGCCAACCTCTTCATGGTCCAGGTGTGGGTGCCGAAGTTCGACGTCTTCTCCAGCGTGAACACGCCGAGTTGGTCGCTCGGCTGCGAGTTGGTCTTCTACGCCTGCTTCCCCCTGCTGCACCACCTGTTCCAGCGCATCCCGGTCGAGCGGCTGAAGTACTGGATCGGCGGTCTGACCGCCCTGGTGATCGCCACCCCGGCCATCACCTACGCCGTCTTCCCCGACAAGCCGTACTTCCCCGGCGGAGAGCAGCTGGGCGCGCACGCCACCGTCACGCAGTACTGGTTCGCCTACTTCCTGCCGCCGGTGCGCATGGTGGACTTCGCGCTCGGCATGCTGGTGGCGCTCGCGGTGATGAAGGGCCGCTGGTGGAACATCGGCATGCTCTGGTCGACCGTGCTGCTCGTCGGCGGCTACGTCCTCGCCTCGCACGTGCCGTTCCTCTACTCGCAGCGCTCGACGACGATCATCCCGATCGTCTTCCTGATCGCGGCCGCCGCGACCGCGGACGTGAAGGGCTCCTTCAGCCTCTTCCGCAACCGCACGATGGTGTGGCTCGGCGAGATATCGTTCGCCTTCTATCTGATCCACTTCATCGTGCTCACCTACGGCCGCAAGTGGCTCGGGCACGACTACTACTCGACCGCCCAGACGACCGGCCTGCTGGCCGCGATGTTCGCCATCAGTGTGCTGGCGGCCTGGGCGCTGTACGCACTGGTCGAGCGGCCGATCACCCGCGGCTGGTCCAGGCCCAGGCGCACGAGGGCCTCGGCGGGCAGCGCGGGTCCGCTCGCCGGGGCCAAGTGA
- a CDS encoding FAD-dependent monooxygenase: MAHGAIIVGAGPVGLMLAGELKLGGVDVAVYDRLPAPSGESRGVGFTRRAAEVFDQRGLLARFGDVEWAQGHFGGVRIDFSKLDDNHFSVRGVPQFRTEEILEGWLAELGVKVHRNHEVTGFRETEDGVVVSFEGPDGPGEAEAQYVVGCDGARSVVRKTAGIDFPGWDATRGMYMADLVGAGVRQRPIGEQVPGGMVMAFNLENGVDRIVIHDEKLRPHEDKSQLTFEVVADAWQRMTGESLHHAEVRWISAFTDTTRQASEYRKGRVFLVGDATHIHMPAGAQGMSVGVQDAVNLGWKLAAAINGWAPEGLLDTFQSERHPVGEKLMRNTRAQTRLYLTGDEMEPLRAVMRELVESPDVARHLAGQVSGLDVRYDMGATGHPLLGMRLSPDRELKLADGARTRVAELLHAARGVLITTGEAREAAELAEGWADRVDVVSGSWVPADNPADEDPEAVLLRPDGHVAWVSRDGGKLRDALERWFGTAR, from the coding sequence ATGGCACACGGAGCGATCATTGTCGGGGCCGGCCCTGTCGGGCTGATGCTCGCCGGTGAACTCAAGCTCGGCGGTGTGGACGTGGCCGTCTACGACCGGCTGCCCGCGCCCAGCGGCGAGTCCCGCGGCGTCGGCTTCACCCGCCGCGCCGCCGAGGTCTTCGACCAGCGCGGACTGCTCGCCCGGTTCGGTGACGTCGAATGGGCCCAGGGCCACTTCGGCGGGGTGCGCATCGACTTCTCCAAGCTGGACGACAACCACTTCAGCGTGCGGGGCGTGCCCCAGTTCCGTACCGAGGAGATCCTGGAGGGCTGGCTCGCCGAGCTCGGCGTGAAGGTCCACCGCAACCACGAGGTGACCGGCTTCCGGGAGACCGAGGACGGCGTCGTCGTCTCCTTCGAGGGCCCCGACGGGCCGGGCGAGGCCGAGGCCCAGTACGTCGTCGGCTGCGACGGCGCCCGCTCGGTCGTCCGCAAGACCGCCGGGATCGACTTCCCCGGCTGGGACGCCACCCGCGGTATGTACATGGCCGACCTGGTCGGCGCCGGGGTGCGCCAGCGGCCCATCGGGGAGCAGGTGCCCGGCGGCATGGTGATGGCGTTCAACCTGGAGAACGGCGTCGACCGGATCGTCATCCACGACGAGAAGCTGCGCCCCCACGAGGACAAGAGCCAGCTCACCTTCGAGGTCGTCGCGGACGCCTGGCAGCGGATGACGGGGGAGTCCCTGCACCACGCCGAGGTCCGCTGGATCAGCGCCTTCACCGACACCACCCGGCAGGCCTCCGAGTACCGCAAGGGCCGCGTCTTCCTCGTCGGGGACGCCACCCACATCCATATGCCGGCCGGTGCGCAGGGCATGAGCGTCGGCGTCCAGGACGCGGTGAACCTGGGCTGGAAGCTGGCCGCCGCCATCAACGGCTGGGCGCCCGAGGGCCTGCTCGACACCTTCCAGTCCGAGCGGCACCCGGTCGGGGAGAAGCTGATGCGCAACACCCGCGCGCAGACCCGCCTCTACCTCACCGGCGACGAGATGGAGCCGCTGCGCGCGGTGATGCGCGAGCTCGTCGAGTCCCCGGACGTGGCCCGCCATCTGGCCGGACAGGTCAGCGGTCTGGACGTGCGGTACGACATGGGCGCGACCGGCCACCCGCTGCTCGGTATGCGCCTGTCGCCGGACCGCGAGCTGAAGCTCGCCGACGGCGCCCGGACCCGGGTCGCGGAGCTGCTGCACGCCGCGCGCGGTGTCCTGATCACCACCGGCGAGGCGCGCGAGGCGGCCGAGCTGGCCGAGGGCTGGGCGGACCGCGTCGACGTGGTCAGCGGCAGCTGGGTCCCGGCGGACAACCCGGCGGACGAGGACCCCGAGGCCGTACTGCTGCGCCCCGACGGCCACGTGGCCTGGGTCTCGCGCGACGGCGGCAAGCTGCGCGACGCGCTGGAGCGCTGGTTCGGCACGGCTCGCTGA
- a CDS encoding alpha/beta fold hydrolase, producing the protein MSLDRRKMMTLGAGSAALAMAGGAVAAEPASATGHHGVPDDAALARSLPGGFRSHYARVNGVRLHYVAGGSGAPLFLLPGWPQTWWSYRKVMPLLARRFRVIAVDLRGQGSSEKPQGGYDKKTMARDIRELVRALGYERVNIAGHDIGSKVAFSFAANHGDATRKVAMLDALHPDESFYELPLIPRPGAGFNLWWYAFNQVQGLPEELIRGRSRHLIDWFFANSLSDQSLVSDFDRNVYARVYDTPDGIRAANGWYRAFAQDIADIKTYPKITAPLLGLASEVSYAQFRQTLPALATDVRVVKLDRTVHYLQEEAPDRVAGAFTEFFA; encoded by the coding sequence ATGTCGCTCGACCGCAGGAAGATGATGACCCTGGGCGCCGGGTCGGCCGCCCTCGCGATGGCCGGCGGCGCCGTCGCCGCCGAACCCGCCTCGGCCACCGGGCACCACGGCGTCCCGGACGACGCGGCGCTGGCGCGGTCCCTGCCCGGCGGGTTCCGCAGCCATTACGCGCGCGTCAACGGAGTGCGGCTGCACTACGTGGCCGGCGGCTCGGGCGCGCCCCTGTTCCTGCTCCCCGGCTGGCCGCAGACCTGGTGGTCGTACCGCAAGGTCATGCCGCTGCTGGCGCGCCGCTTCCGGGTGATCGCGGTCGATCTGCGGGGCCAGGGCTCCTCGGAGAAGCCGCAGGGCGGCTACGACAAGAAGACGATGGCCCGCGACATCCGCGAGCTGGTGCGCGCGCTGGGCTACGAGCGGGTCAATATCGCGGGCCACGACATCGGGTCCAAGGTGGCGTTCAGCTTCGCCGCCAACCACGGCGACGCCACCCGCAAGGTGGCGATGCTGGACGCCCTGCACCCCGACGAGAGCTTCTACGAACTCCCGCTGATCCCGCGCCCCGGCGCCGGCTTCAACCTGTGGTGGTACGCCTTCAACCAGGTGCAGGGGCTCCCGGAGGAGCTGATCCGCGGCCGCTCCCGGCACCTCATCGACTGGTTCTTCGCCAACTCCCTCTCCGACCAGTCCCTGGTGAGCGACTTCGACCGGAACGTCTACGCGCGGGTGTACGACACCCCCGACGGCATCCGGGCGGCCAACGGCTGGTACCGGGCCTTCGCCCAGGACATCGCCGACATCAAGACGTATCCGAAGATCACCGCGCCCCTGCTCGGCCTCGCCTCCGAGGTCAGCTACGCCCAGTTCCGGCAGACGCTGCCGGCGCTGGCGACCGACGTACGCGTGGTGAAGCTCGACAGGACCGTGCACTACCTCCAGGAGGAGGCCCCGGACCGCGTCGCCGGGGCGTTCACGGAGTTCTTCGCCTGA
- a CDS encoding acyltransferase, whose translation MTHGATRTLREVPTRDGLLSPGLSRLPSLTGLRFPAALLVFFSHVGLPVPLLRLLKDDQATNDLAKATENAGSLGVAFFFVLSGFVLTWSAREKDTARAFWRRRFAKIYPNYAITWGLAMLAFASSFTPTRVALANLFMVQVWVPDFQYLFSVNPPSWSLGCEFVFYASFPLLHRLFLRIPAERLKYWIGGLVAAIILTPLFTYNVLPDAGAVSLTGAPADASVKQYWFSYFLPPVRLLDFALGMLVAHAVMRGRWRNIGIVWSSLLLAGGYWLSSQVDLLYSQRSTTIIPIVLLIAAAATSDIEGRFTVFRNRTMVWLGEISFAFYLLHFIVLAYGRKLLGHDLYSTPAAIGLIAAMLAVSVLASWALYALVERPITRRWSRSRKARAAAAAT comes from the coding sequence ATGACGCACGGCGCGACCAGGACGCTGCGCGAGGTGCCGACGCGGGACGGCCTGCTCAGTCCCGGGCTCTCGCGGCTTCCCTCGCTGACCGGGCTGCGGTTCCCCGCCGCGCTCCTGGTCTTCTTCAGCCATGTAGGCCTGCCGGTCCCCCTGCTGCGCCTGCTCAAGGACGACCAGGCGACGAACGACCTCGCCAAGGCGACGGAGAACGCCGGCTCCCTGGGTGTCGCCTTCTTCTTCGTGCTCAGCGGCTTCGTGCTGACCTGGTCCGCCCGGGAGAAGGACACCGCCCGCGCCTTCTGGCGCCGCCGGTTCGCCAAGATCTACCCCAACTACGCCATCACCTGGGGTCTGGCGATGCTGGCGTTCGCCTCGTCGTTCACCCCGACGCGGGTGGCGCTGGCCAACCTGTTCATGGTCCAGGTCTGGGTGCCGGACTTCCAGTACCTGTTCAGCGTGAACCCGCCGAGCTGGTCCCTGGGCTGCGAGTTCGTCTTCTACGCCTCCTTCCCGCTGCTGCACCGGCTGTTCCTGCGCATCCCGGCCGAGCGGCTGAAGTACTGGATCGGCGGCCTCGTCGCGGCGATCATCCTCACGCCGCTGTTCACCTACAACGTGCTGCCCGACGCGGGCGCGGTGTCGCTCACCGGGGCCCCCGCGGACGCCTCGGTGAAGCAGTACTGGTTCTCCTACTTCCTGCCGCCGGTGCGGCTCCTCGACTTCGCGCTCGGCATGCTGGTCGCGCACGCGGTGATGCGGGGGCGCTGGCGCAACATCGGCATCGTCTGGTCGAGCCTGCTGCTCGCGGGCGGCTACTGGCTCTCCTCGCAGGTGGACCTGCTCTACTCGCAGCGCTCGACCACCATCATCCCGATCGTCCTGCTCATCGCGGCCGCCGCCACCTCGGACATCGAGGGCAGGTTCACGGTCTTCCGCAACCGTACGATGGTGTGGCTCGGCGAGATCTCCTTCGCCTTCTACCTCCTGCACTTCATCGTGCTCGCCTACGGCCGCAAACTCCTCGGCCACGACCTCTACTCGACGCCCGCGGCCATCGGTCTCATCGCGGCGATGCTCGCCGTCAGCGTGCTCGCCTCCTGGGCGCTGTACGCACTCGTGGAGCGGCCGATCACGCGGCGCTGGTCCCGCTCCCGCAAGGCCCGGGCGGCCGCCGCCGCCACCTGA
- a CDS encoding gamma-glutamyl-gamma-aminobutyrate hydrolase family protein — MTRPVVAVTADLSTVNWNIWGDVSVALLPWEYMEKVHQAGGAPILVPPIPEAVDAVMERADALLMSGGADIDPALYGAEREKFTFPPHKARDTAELAALAVAERRGIPVLGVCRGLQLISIIRGGTLDQHLPEHSPAVPGKYEPREIQVKPDSLLGNALGPTATVYCHHHQGIDKLGAGLVATAWSDDGVIEGAEAEDPSAPFLAGLQAHGELGSDTLPLFEAFIEAARKK; from the coding sequence ATGACTCGCCCCGTCGTGGCGGTGACCGCCGATCTGAGTACGGTGAACTGGAACATTTGGGGAGACGTTTCGGTGGCCCTGCTCCCCTGGGAGTACATGGAGAAGGTCCACCAGGCGGGTGGCGCGCCGATTCTCGTACCGCCGATTCCCGAAGCGGTGGACGCCGTGATGGAGCGCGCCGACGCACTGCTGATGAGCGGCGGCGCCGATATCGACCCCGCCCTTTACGGTGCCGAGCGGGAGAAGTTCACGTTTCCCCCGCACAAGGCCCGGGACACCGCCGAGCTCGCCGCCCTCGCGGTCGCCGAGCGGCGCGGGATTCCGGTGCTCGGCGTCTGCCGCGGCCTCCAGCTGATATCCATCATCCGCGGCGGCACCCTCGACCAGCACCTTCCCGAGCACTCCCCCGCCGTCCCCGGGAAGTACGAGCCGCGCGAGATCCAGGTGAAGCCGGATTCGCTGCTCGGCAACGCCCTCGGGCCGACCGCCACCGTCTACTGCCACCACCACCAGGGCATCGACAAGCTCGGCGCCGGGCTTGTCGCCACCGCCTGGTCGGACGACGGCGTCATCGAGGGCGCCGAGGCCGAGGACCCCTCGGCCCCCTTCCTCGCCGGACTCCAGGCCCACGGCGAGCTGGGCAGCGACACGCTCCCCTTGTTCGAGGCCTTCATCGAGGCCGCGCGGAAGAAGTAG
- a CDS encoding FAD-dependent monooxygenase, whose product MTQGAIVVGAGPVGLMLAGELRLAGVEVALYDKLPAPSGESRGLGFTGRTAEVLDQRGLLSRLGEFRWGKQGHFGGVRINFDELDESHYGIMGLAQSRTEDTLGKWVEELGVTVRRGYEVTGYRETEDGVVVEYEGPDGPGEEAAQYLVGTDGGRSTIRRLAGIDFPGEPATRGMYLADVVGAGLRMRPIGERIEGGGMVLSVTLEPGIDRIVIHEPGVRPHHGEGELTFAEVADAWERMTGEDIHGASARWMCALTNYTGQATDYRKGRVFLAGDSAHDHAPLGAQGVSVGIQDAVNLGWKLAAAIKGQAPDGLLDTYHSERHPVGQQLLRNTLAQSLIYLSGEEMEPLRAVLRELVQIPDAARHLAGLVSGLDVRYDVDTDGSGHPLLGLRLAPGREVEQADGGRKRVAELLHAGHGVLITTGDSREAAELAAGWADRVDVVTGSWVPSGTAAGQDPEAVLVRPDGHVVWAAPDGGKLRDALERWFGAAQVAA is encoded by the coding sequence GGATTCACCGGCCGTACGGCCGAAGTCCTCGACCAGCGCGGCCTGTTGAGCAGGCTCGGCGAGTTCCGCTGGGGCAAGCAGGGCCACTTCGGCGGCGTCCGCATCAACTTCGACGAGCTCGACGAGAGCCACTACGGCATCATGGGCCTGGCCCAGTCCCGTACCGAGGACACCCTCGGCAAGTGGGTCGAGGAGCTCGGCGTCACCGTGCGCCGCGGATACGAGGTCACCGGCTACCGCGAGACCGAGGACGGCGTCGTCGTCGAGTACGAGGGCCCCGACGGCCCCGGCGAGGAGGCGGCCCAGTACCTGGTCGGCACCGACGGCGGCCGCTCCACCATCCGCCGCCTGGCCGGTATCGACTTCCCGGGCGAGCCCGCCACCCGCGGGATGTACCTGGCCGACGTGGTCGGCGCCGGACTGCGGATGCGCCCCATCGGCGAGCGCATCGAGGGCGGCGGCATGGTCCTCTCGGTCACCCTGGAGCCGGGCATCGACCGCATCGTCATCCACGAGCCGGGTGTGCGCCCGCACCACGGCGAGGGCGAGCTGACGTTCGCCGAGGTCGCGGACGCCTGGGAGCGCATGACCGGGGAGGACATCCACGGCGCGAGCGCCCGCTGGATGTGCGCGCTGACCAACTACACCGGCCAGGCCACCGACTACCGCAAGGGCCGTGTCTTCCTCGCCGGCGACTCCGCCCACGACCACGCCCCGCTCGGCGCGCAGGGCGTCAGCGTCGGCATCCAGGACGCCGTCAACCTCGGCTGGAAGCTGGCCGCCGCCATCAAGGGCCAGGCACCCGACGGGCTTCTGGACACCTACCACTCCGAACGGCACCCGGTCGGGCAGCAGTTGCTGCGCAACACGCTCGCCCAGTCGCTGATCTACCTCAGCGGCGAGGAGATGGAGCCGCTGCGCGCCGTGCTGCGCGAGCTGGTGCAGATCCCGGACGCCGCCCGCCACCTCGCGGGCCTGGTCAGCGGTCTGGACGTACGGTACGACGTCGACACCGACGGCAGCGGCCACCCGCTGCTCGGGCTGCGCCTCGCCCCGGGCCGCGAGGTCGAGCAGGCCGACGGCGGCCGCAAGCGGGTCGCCGAGCTGCTGCACGCCGGGCACGGCGTCCTGATCACCACCGGTGACTCGCGCGAGGCGGCCGAGCTGGCCGCGGGCTGGGCGGACCGCGTCGACGTGGTCACCGGCAGCTGGGTGCCCTCGGGCACCGCCGCCGGCCAGGACCCCGAGGCCGTTCTCGTCCGCCCCGACGGACACGTCGTGTGGGCCGCACCCGACGGCGGCAAGCTCCGCGACGCGCTTGAGCGGTGGTTCGGCGCGGCTCAAGTGGCCGCTTAG
- a CDS encoding AfsR/SARP family transcriptional regulator produces the protein MDIEVLGALSVRKNGLSIAPTAPKPRQVLALLALHSDQVVPLATLAEELWDDAPPRSARTTVQTYVMQLRELIGEALARRDGERRTAKDVLVTLPGGYRLETGGDGTEDAEGTVDFREFERLATAGHRAMDAGDHTGAARLLREALALWTGSALTGVHQGTRLRTEAERLEEARLAALDRRIEADLRLGRHRELLSELTVLVSRHPMHEALHGQFMLALHRSGRRSEALDAYQRLRATLVAQAGLEPSAALGRLQMAILAARPGSPVPDGAPVTEQFVARAS, from the coding sequence ATGGACATCGAAGTGCTGGGTGCACTGTCGGTGCGGAAGAACGGGTTATCGATCGCGCCGACCGCCCCGAAGCCTCGGCAAGTGCTGGCACTCCTCGCGCTGCACTCCGATCAGGTGGTGCCGCTCGCGACACTGGCAGAAGAGCTGTGGGACGACGCCCCGCCGCGCAGTGCCCGTACGACCGTGCAGACGTATGTGATGCAGCTCCGCGAGCTCATCGGCGAGGCGCTGGCCCGCCGGGACGGCGAGCGGCGCACCGCCAAGGACGTCCTCGTCACGCTGCCCGGCGGCTACCGCCTGGAGACCGGCGGCGACGGCACCGAGGACGCCGAAGGGACCGTGGACTTCCGCGAGTTCGAGCGGCTCGCCACGGCCGGCCACCGGGCCATGGACGCCGGCGACCACACCGGCGCCGCCCGGCTGCTGCGCGAGGCGCTCGCCCTGTGGACGGGGTCCGCGCTCACCGGCGTCCACCAGGGCACCCGGCTGCGCACCGAGGCCGAGCGGCTGGAGGAGGCCCGCCTCGCCGCGCTCGACCGGCGCATCGAGGCCGATCTGCGCCTCGGCCGCCACCGCGAGCTGCTCTCCGAGCTGACCGTGCTGGTCAGCCGCCACCCCATGCACGAGGCGCTGCACGGCCAGTTCATGCTGGCGCTGCACCGCTCCGGGCGGCGCAGCGAGGCGCTCGACGCCTACCAGCGGCTACGCGCGACCCTCGTCGCCCAGGCCGGTCTGGAGCCCTCGGCCGCGCTCGGCAGGCTCCAGATGGCCATCCTCGCGGCCCGGCCCGGCTCGCCGGTGCCCGACGGCGCCCCCGTCACCGAGCAGTTCGTCGCCCGCGCGAGCTGA
- a CDS encoding AfsR/SARP family transcriptional regulator, translating into MKIQVLGPLSAEVNRVSVVPTAGKPRQILALLALYPGRVIPVPTLMEEIWGTDLPQSALTTLQTYILQLRRRLAGAMGPDAQLSAKDVLATRYGGYLLQIPSEAVDVHAYEQLAAEGQLAFDEGHNEQAADCFRRALDLWEGPALVDVRVGPILDIEVMRLEESRLVVKERRIDADLRLGRHAELTAELTDLIARHPQHEGLHSQAMVALYRSGRQATALDVYRKLRGRLIEDLGVEPSPQLQRLHQAILAVDPQLDVVAGPRRTSTFDLYAA; encoded by the coding sequence GTGAAAATTCAGGTCCTGGGCCCTTTGAGTGCCGAAGTGAACAGAGTCTCCGTCGTCCCCACGGCGGGCAAGCCCCGTCAGATCCTCGCGCTGCTCGCCCTGTACCCGGGGCGCGTCATCCCCGTACCGACGCTGATGGAGGAGATCTGGGGCACCGATCTGCCGCAGAGCGCGCTGACCACCCTCCAGACCTACATCCTCCAGCTGCGGCGCCGGCTCGCCGGTGCCATGGGTCCCGACGCACAACTTTCGGCCAAGGATGTTCTGGCCACGCGCTACGGCGGCTATCTGCTCCAGATCCCGTCCGAGGCGGTCGACGTCCACGCGTACGAACAGCTGGCGGCGGAGGGTCAGTTGGCGTTCGACGAGGGCCACAACGAGCAGGCGGCGGACTGCTTCCGGCGGGCGCTCGACCTGTGGGAGGGGCCCGCGCTCGTGGACGTGCGGGTCGGGCCGATCCTCGACATCGAGGTGATGCGCCTGGAGGAGAGCCGTCTCGTGGTGAAGGAACGCCGGATCGACGCCGACTTACGCCTGGGCAGGCATGCCGAACTGACCGCCGAGCTCACCGATCTGATCGCCCGTCACCCCCAGCACGAGGGGCTGCACTCGCAGGCCATGGTGGCGCTCTACCGCTCCGGACGGCAGGCCACCGCGCTCGATGTGTACCGCAAGCTGCGCGGCCGGCTCATCGAGGACCTCGGTGTGGAGCCCTCGCCGCAGCTCCAGCGGCTGCACCAGGCGATCCTCGCCGTCGACCCCCAGCTCGACGTCGTGGCGGGCCCGCGCCGCACCTCCACGTTCGATCTGTACGCGGCCTGA
- a CDS encoding carboxymuconolactone decarboxylase family protein, whose translation MALGKASKEVPGVDVKLLELLHLRASQINGDGANADRHPRLAKAAGETSDERLFAVAAWRNTPYFTDAERAALALAEAVTRLSDREDAVSDEVWNEAAKHFNEQQLAAIVLSVATANLWNRLHVAIGQVADPNS comes from the coding sequence GTGGCCCTCGGAAAGGCCAGCAAGGAGGTTCCCGGCGTCGATGTGAAGCTGCTGGAGCTGCTGCATCTGCGGGCGAGCCAGATCAACGGCGACGGTGCCAACGCGGACCGTCACCCGCGTCTGGCGAAGGCCGCGGGCGAGACCTCCGACGAGCGCCTGTTCGCCGTGGCCGCCTGGCGCAACACGCCGTACTTCACGGACGCCGAGCGTGCCGCCCTGGCGCTCGCCGAGGCCGTGACCCGTCTTTCGGACCGCGAGGACGCGGTCTCGGACGAGGTGTGGAACGAGGCGGCCAAGCACTTCAACGAGCAGCAGCTCGCGGCGATCGTCCTCTCGGTCGCCACCGCGAACCTGTGGAACCGTCTGCACGTGGCCATCGGCCAGGTTGCCGACCCCAACAGCTGA
- a CDS encoding carboxymuconolactone decarboxylase family protein: MHEPRMDNPAAFNPEAARLIQELYFASRKGGVPELILGLVHLRASQINGDSFCVSGDAQRAREAGQSDEKLFAVAAWRDAPFFTEAERAALALAEAATRMADKSDPVPDEVWNEATKHFNAEQISSLVLTIGVTNLFSRLNVTTKQLAGSREWDR; this comes from the coding sequence ATGCACGAGCCGCGTATGGACAACCCGGCCGCCTTCAACCCCGAGGCCGCCCGGCTGATCCAGGAGCTCTACTTCGCCTCCCGCAAGGGCGGCGTCCCCGAGCTCATCCTGGGCCTGGTGCACCTGCGGGCCAGCCAGATCAACGGCGACAGCTTCTGCGTCTCCGGGGACGCCCAGCGCGCCCGGGAGGCGGGCCAGAGCGACGAGAAGCTCTTCGCCGTGGCCGCCTGGCGCGACGCGCCGTTCTTCACCGAGGCCGAGCGCGCCGCGCTGGCGCTCGCCGAGGCGGCCACCCGTATGGCCGACAAGTCCGACCCGGTTCCGGACGAGGTGTGGAACGAGGCGACCAAGCACTTCAACGCCGAGCAGATCTCGTCCCTCGTCCTCACCATCGGTGTGACGAACCTGTTCAGCCGCCTCAACGTCACCACCAAGCAGCTGGCGGGCAGCCGGGAGTGGGACAGGTAG
- a CDS encoding NAD(P)H-binding protein, with protein sequence MTVLVTGSSGKVGSHLVRLLHARGVAVRAGSRSPEKLTLPEGVESVKLALDEPAGFPAALAGVTSVFLYCEASAVDEFVQRAEQAGVEHVVIMSADAVLRPDAAVNPIAAPHLAVERALAASSITSTPLNCGALASNAMPWAWQLKARGTVGLPYPNSYADPVNERDVAEAALAVLTDPSLRGRSYHLTGPEALTFTQHIAAIEAAAGRSIPVTEVPPAVWRANKPDFMPGDIADALLDLWAASSAPVPLTDDVERLTGHPARPFSEWAQEYAGPFRG encoded by the coding sequence ATGACTGTCCTCGTCACCGGCAGCAGCGGCAAAGTCGGCTCGCACCTCGTGCGGCTCCTGCACGCCAGGGGCGTCGCCGTACGCGCCGGCTCGCGCAGCCCCGAGAAGCTGACGCTGCCCGAGGGCGTCGAGTCCGTGAAGCTGGCGCTCGACGAGCCCGCCGGCTTCCCGGCCGCGCTCGCCGGGGTGACCTCGGTCTTCCTGTACTGCGAGGCCTCCGCCGTCGACGAGTTCGTCCAGCGGGCCGAGCAGGCCGGTGTCGAGCACGTCGTCATCATGTCCGCCGACGCGGTGCTGCGCCCCGACGCGGCCGTCAACCCGATCGCCGCGCCCCACCTCGCGGTGGAGCGGGCGCTCGCCGCCTCCTCGATCACCTCGACCCCGCTGAACTGCGGCGCCCTCGCCAGCAACGCCATGCCGTGGGCCTGGCAGCTCAAGGCGCGCGGCACGGTCGGCCTGCCGTACCCGAACAGCTACGCCGACCCGGTCAACGAGCGCGATGTCGCCGAGGCGGCCCTCGCGGTGCTCACCGACCCCTCCCTGCGCGGCCGTTCGTACCACCTCACGGGCCCCGAGGCGCTCACCTTCACCCAGCACATCGCGGCCATCGAGGCGGCCGCGGGCCGGTCCATCCCGGTCACCGAGGTGCCCCCGGCAGTGTGGCGGGCGAACAAGCCCGACTTCATGCCGGGTGACATCGCGGACGCGCTGCTCGACCTCTGGGCGGCCAGTTCCGCCCCGGTACCGCTCACCGACGACGTCGAGAGGCTGACCGGCCACCCCGCCCGGCCCTTCTCCGAGTGGGCCCAGGAGTACGCGGGCCCGTTCCGCGGCTGA